One uncultured Draconibacterium sp. genomic window, ACTTACTCCGATGTAGGTCACTGTCCCCTTTCCAATTTTATTCTTTACTACAGCAGCCTTTCCCTTGTAAAACTGGTTATTATGAATAGCATGTACTTCGGTATCTTTCTCTGGATTTAGTAGTTCTGCCCAGTTGTTCCAATTGTAATGTTTATCGCTCATTAAAACATCTCCATTTTTATTGCCCGACAACATATCCTTAGCTTCAACTGATGCACCAATAAGTTTCGAAATAGGAAATGCCCAATCGCCTTCCCAAATGCGTGCTTCACGGTTTTTTGTAGCGGTACGACAGGTTAAAATCAAATGACCGCCATTCGAAACATAGTCTTTCCACCTATCTATCAAGGTTGAGTCAACCAAATCGTAAGCAGGGGCAATCAGAAATTTGTATTTCGAAAAATCGGTTTCTTCTGAAATCACTTCTGTCGGAGCGCCTAAGGATTTTGTTATTTCAAGAAAACCAATCGGGTAGTTCCATGTATCCCATTGATAGGTTAACTTTTGCCTGTCGATGGTCCAGTAGTTTTCCAGATTCCAGAGAATGGCCGTTGACTTGTTGGCTAACTCGTCAGGCATTTTTTGGTTGGATTTGTATTGTTTACGCAGCTCTTTTATCTCCTTCATAAACTTAATATAGTCTTCCCCGCCCGGCGATGGCGTTACGCCGTCGGGTTCCATAATACCAGAATGGTATTGTTCGGAACTGTAATTTATTTGTCGGAACCGGTATGAACAGGCCAATTTTCCGCCTGCAGCAAAACTATGATACAGCCACATACGAACCGCCCCCGGAAGCAGCAATGGATTATATCCTCCCCAGTTAACCGGCCCCGGCTGCATTTCCATTACCCCGGTTGCACCACCAAGCGATTTATAATACTCCGAAGCAAAAAGGATTACTTTACTATCACCTAAGCGAAATCCCAATTCACCTATATTTTCACTGCCATAATTGGGGTAAGCGGTATAAGTTGCAAAATCAAGTTTTGTTGTGCGCCGCGGGACAGAGCCCGTACACTTGGCCGTATAGTTTGTGGTAATGTATTGATTGTCCAAAATATGTTCGTGTAATATTCCGGCCTGGAAATCAAGAAATTCAGCTTGCGTATCGGCGAGGTATCGTTTAAAGTCGAGCAGTGCATGCGGATTATTTCCCCACCATCCAACCAAACTGGTGTTTGGAATAATTATCTCATCAAAATGGTTAAACCACTGGCTCCAAAAAGCGGCTCCCCAGGCTGAATTCAATGCGCCAATGGTGATGTATTTGTTTTTTAACCACTTTCTGAAAGCTTCTTGTGAAGAAGGGCTGTAATCTTCCAATGCCGGAGGTTCGTTATCGATTTGCCATCCAATTACATTTGTATTTTGACCGTATCGTTCGGCCAATTTGGTAACAATAGTTTTTACAAACTCCTGATATTTTGGATTTGTGAGGGAATTTAATCCACGGGTACCATTCTCGCCACGAATGTAATTTCCATCCATTCGGAAGGTTTCCGGGTAGTTAATTCGCATCCACGCAGGGGTAGTTGCAGATGGAGTACACATAACCACTTGCAGATTGTTTTCTGCACAAAGATCTACAACCCTGTCCAACCATGTGAAATCAAATTTACCTTCTACC contains:
- a CDS encoding beta-galactosidase, translated to MKLFLIQLLLLLLFSGIGLKAQDVCPFFPDEELISTGIYYYPEHWNETQWERDIKNIADMGFEFVHLAEFAWFKMEPVEGKFDFTWLDRVVDLCAENNLQVVMCTPSATTPAWMRINYPETFRMDGNYIRGENGTRGLNSLTNPKYQEFVKTIVTKLAERYGQNTNVIGWQIDNEPPALEDYSPSSQEAFRKWLKNKYITIGALNSAWGAAFWSQWFNHFDEIIIPNTSLVGWWGNNPHALLDFKRYLADTQAEFLDFQAGILHEHILDNQYITTNYTAKCTGSVPRRTTKLDFATYTAYPNYGSENIGELGFRLGDSKVILFASEYYKSLGGATGVMEMQPGPVNWGGYNPLLLPGAVRMWLYHSFAAGGKLACSYRFRQINYSSEQYHSGIMEPDGVTPSPGGEDYIKFMKEIKELRKQYKSNQKMPDELANKSTAILWNLENYWTIDRQKLTYQWDTWNYPIGFLEITKSLGAPTEVISEETDFSKYKFLIAPAYDLVDSTLIDRWKDYVSNGGHLILTCRTATKNREARIWEGDWAFPISKLIGASVEAKDMLSGNKNGDVLMSDKHYNWNNWAELLNPEKDTEVHAIHNNQFYKGKAAVVKNKIGKGTVTYIGVSTDGLELEKDILKDIYSASGASARDYPKGVYVYWRDGFYIAVNYSSDTYTMDMPESAKIIVGERDVKPAGILVWTE